Below is a genomic region from Populus trichocarpa isolate Nisqually-1 chromosome 15, P.trichocarpa_v4.1, whole genome shotgun sequence.
gagagcttgAAATTCCTCATCATCATAAACACGTGATTCTCTGTTGCGCAATTCTAGCAAGGTATTTTGATAGTTTAGACCCCGCAAGTCTCGCAAGGTACGTTGATATACCTCGTCACAGAATCCTTTAGAGAGCATATTTGGTCTTATCACCAAAAGATACATCATGTATTCAGATAGGCATCTGCTTGCTTCATATTCTTTGGAGACATTGCTTCCATCTTTATTATCatcaagataacaaatatcTGTTGCGAGATGCCAGACAAGAATGCTCCGACTGAATTCTACTTCAGTCGTGCACCACTTGTAGTCCCGTAACAGTCCCTCTCTTTCTAGCACACCATCTCCCCTCTGACCTATTATTTTACTTCTGTCATTCTTATCAAAGAAATTCAAATCTTCCTTCATCTTCTCAGCTTTCTTTAGAAGATGTCCGAAAATAAAACCCTGTAGATCAACATTCAAATCTTTCCGATTCACATGCATCTGCCTCATCATTTCATCGATTCCCAGAAATTCCAAGAATTTAGGTGGCTCTCTTTCAATGGAAGAGCTTTTCAGGTTATACTGTGATATGGATCTCGACCACCTCTCGCCTCTCGTTAACTTCCTTATCAGAGAATAAGTTGCTTTAGTCAGGCCGTTCCCTCCTTTATCAATCAACCAAATCATTGTCCAGTCAGACAAAACAAGgcataaaaaagcataaaactCGAGAAAAACAGCGGCCGCAAACAATAAATACGTGATTGCAATGTCGGTCTTTGAGTAGTCATGCTTGTCAATCTTGACCTGGAAGGTAATAAACGCAGTAACACAGAGCAGAGAGCTGATGCAGCGAAGAATGATTCCGGCACGGGAGTAAATCAGAGGCGCTTTAGTATAAAGCATATCATATATCAATCCAAGCTCAGCCTCTACCACCTTGAAGGCACCGTATGCATTATTCTTGGAAATCAGCTCCCGGCTTCTTATTAGTGAAGAAATGCCAGGGACAAGATCCTGCATCACAAACTTggatatatatgaaaaaacataaGCTTGAAGAAGATAATTTTCCTGGAGATCTTGTGGAGGAGTTTTTGATTTTCTCGAACGATTATAAGAACGCCAAAAACCTCTGAGAGAGGAGTTTTTCAAACTCTTGGAGCATGAAGACCAGAGCACCCAAGTCCTCTCTGCATACTTTACAACGCCAACAACGAACACTGGGATCGCTATGAATGTGAGGATACCGCTACCCCAGGACCTTGAGAAGACATAAAAAGCCACTCCGACTTGGACTACAAGACCAAGTAAATGCCGTTTCCACAACTCGTTATCTTCAATCGAGTATGCAGTGATTGTGTCTGGGCCACCAAGGTGCAGGAGTAGAAAAGGTGCCCAAAATGCCTGGATGGAATTGTTCGCATTCTCTGAACTGTCACCTGATGAATCTCCTTGGCTCTTGGCTAGATTACCCAGGGCAACAGTTGCCACCACGTCTGCTGATAGGTATGCAGACCAAACGAGCATCCTGATCCAGCTTCTGGCATTGGTCTTTCGCCGAGACCCAAATATGATGAGGATGGTTTGTAGTAAGAGACTAAGCAAAACCATTCCTCGAATCTCCCAATTGTTCCATAAATTTAAGACTTCTTCAGGCAATTTTTTAAGCATTGTCATCTTTTCCCCAACTGTGGAAACTAGTTCTCTCGCTGAACACTTGAAAAACACAGTTTGGTAAGATGAAAAGGTAAATGTGGATATCTttgaaaaaatctcttaaaatgAACAGCGAAAATTAAAGGCTCTTACGAGAAAAGAAGAGGTGCAGATGGAGGAAGACAATGAACAATTCTGAAGCCTTCTGCAATTCTGAAAAAA
It encodes:
- the LOC18105883 gene encoding uncharacterized protein LOC18105883, with amino-acid sequence MTMLKKLPEEVLNLWNNWEIRGMVLLSLLLQTILIIFGSRRKTNARSWIRMLVWSAYLSADVVATVALGNLAKSQGDSSGDSSENANNSIQAFWAPFLLLHLGGPDTITAYSIEDNELWKRHLLGLVVQVGVAFYVFSRSWGSGILTFIAIPVFVVGVVKYAERTWVLWSSCSKSLKNSSLRGFWRSYNRSRKSKTPPQDLQENYLLQAYVFSYISKFVMQDLVPGISSLIRSRELISKNNAYGAFKVVEAELGLIYDMLYTKAPLIYSRAGIILRCISSLLCVTAFITFQVKIDKHDYSKTDIAITYLLFAAAVFLEFYAFLCLVLSDWTMIWLIDKGGNGLTKATYSLIRKLTRGERWSRSISQYNLKSSSIEREPPKFLEFLGIDEMMRQMHVNRKDLNVDLQGFIFGHLLKKAEKMKEDLNFFDKNDRSKIIGQRGDGVLEREGLLRDYKWCTTEVEFSRSILVWHLATDICYLDDNKDGSNVSKEYEASRCLSEYMMYLLVIRPNMLSKGFCDEVYQRTLRDLRGLNYQNTLLELRNRESRVYDDEEFQALWKIEKSVLRGVYALARQLLSLGPEKRWWMINEVWVEMVAYAAAHCPWKEHTQQLRRGGELLTHVSLLVLHLGLSEQYEYNGSNDFLLFSEFNEMYEEYRKARRKYLEGIAATSGSSLDEEEELEEYDKARDKYMEGIEDMSGSSPNKIQSQILSVKSESMSAKNKCLSAKSKCLSECLSACLSLKSKRLCN